The following are from one region of the Rosistilla carotiformis genome:
- a CDS encoding vWA domain-containing protein — MFLFMLAALIALGAMALDLSLVEAARTDMRIVSDLSSKAASVEYTQTGSISLAKSRAKNLAIQNTVIGAKDFRLDDADIAAGNSQRQTNNKFQFSEDATPINSFRVVARLGGGSVNPGLQSLFPGVRNGEATDLSQMATATEINLDIVLVLDRSASMAFDLSGVDWVYPNRQSFDYAYFQAPQPRSRWDSLENAIDVFFDEMGQKEKKEHIALVSYSAPESQYSAVYRRTFTATEVTTNANFTNDYAVVQNAVRAIGNREIIGGTAISSGIDRARTLIRNSPNASFSEKVIILMTDGQWNTGYNPVQAAVYAKHERITIHTVSFGAGASFSVMQDVANTTGGIAFQAASDQELQAAFREIARSIGLSLTE; from the coding sequence ATGTTTTTGTTTATGCTGGCCGCTCTGATCGCATTGGGGGCGATGGCGCTTGATCTGTCGTTGGTCGAAGCCGCTCGAACCGACATGCGAATCGTGTCGGATCTTTCGTCGAAAGCCGCTTCGGTGGAATACACGCAGACCGGATCGATTTCCCTAGCGAAGTCGCGCGCGAAGAACCTCGCGATCCAAAACACCGTCATCGGCGCAAAAGACTTTCGCTTGGACGACGCAGATATTGCCGCGGGGAATTCGCAACGGCAAACCAACAACAAATTTCAGTTCAGCGAAGATGCGACGCCGATCAATTCGTTCCGCGTGGTCGCTCGTCTGGGAGGTGGTTCGGTGAATCCGGGATTGCAATCGCTGTTCCCAGGAGTTCGCAACGGGGAAGCGACCGATCTGTCGCAGATGGCGACCGCCACGGAGATCAATCTTGACATCGTGCTAGTGCTCGATCGATCCGCATCGATGGCATTTGACCTGTCAGGAGTGGATTGGGTTTATCCGAATCGCCAAAGTTTTGACTACGCGTATTTTCAAGCTCCGCAACCGAGAAGTCGTTGGGACAGTCTCGAAAACGCGATCGATGTCTTCTTCGACGAGATGGGGCAAAAGGAAAAAAAGGAACACATCGCGTTGGTTTCGTATTCGGCTCCCGAGTCGCAATACAGTGCCGTCTACCGAAGAACGTTCACGGCGACTGAGGTGACAACGAACGCCAACTTCACCAACGACTATGCGGTGGTTCAAAACGCGGTGCGGGCGATTGGCAACCGCGAGATCATCGGGGGGACGGCGATCAGCAGCGGGATCGACCGCGCCCGCACCTTAATCCGAAACTCACCCAACGCCAGCTTTTCCGAAAAGGTGATCATCCTGATGACCGACGGGCAATGGAACACCGGCTACAACCCGGTCCAGGCGGCGGTGTATGCGAAGCATGAAAGGATCACCATTCACACAGTCAGCTTCGGTGCAGGGGCCAGTTTCTCGGTCATGCAAGATGTGGCTAATACAACCGGTGGAATAGCTTTCCAAGCGGCTAGCGATCAAGAACTGCAGGCGGCGTTCCGAGAAATCGCCCGTTCCATCGGACTGTCGTTAACGGAGTAA
- a CDS encoding TadE/TadG family type IV pilus assembly protein, with protein MHNKTGNPTCRRNPVHARTLRSRGSKRLGAAVAELAFCLPVFTVVTFGFIDVTNYIYFKQTLKVAAYEGIRAAADVGAVSADVTGAVDRMLTAREIEGWTLTPPANLTTARRGDLLQLELKVPISELAHFSSFNLLADRNVTVSVVAVKE; from the coding sequence ATGCACAACAAAACAGGTAACCCGACTTGCCGCCGAAACCCAGTGCACGCGAGGACGCTTCGTTCCCGCGGCTCAAAGCGTTTGGGGGCGGCCGTTGCCGAACTCGCATTCTGTTTGCCGGTGTTTACTGTCGTAACTTTCGGATTTATCGACGTCACCAACTACATCTACTTCAAGCAAACGCTGAAGGTCGCCGCGTATGAGGGCATCCGCGCTGCTGCGGACGTGGGAGCCGTCAGTGCGGACGTCACAGGCGCCGTCGATCGAATGTTGACAGCTCGTGAGATCGAAGGTTGGACGCTAACGCCCCCCGCCAATCTAACGACGGCGAGGCGAGGCGATCTGTTGCAGCTCGAACTGAAGGTCCCGATCTCCGAACTCGCGCATTTCTCGTCATTTAACCTGCTTGCGGATCGGAATGTCACCGTGTCGGTGGTCGCTGTCAAAGAATAG
- a CDS encoding DUF1559 family PulG-like putative transporter has translation MNFVNVSGKRRTLVRGFTLVELLVVIAIIGILVGLLLPAVQAAREAARRMQCSNNLKQMGLALHNYHDTYRCFPAGYIYRGTAFNNQPEWGWGVAILPFVEQQPLYDALQSTTRTLNQVLNAASTDPSPERTLVQTTLDFYRCPSDTGPDIADSEMPNFGTFTNPRVALSNYVGNAGWQDQPARADKVRGMFFGNSFLKFAHVLDGSSNTIFVSERDYRRTHAASWLGIGNNNLGASNHATLKALFRGYFNINYDYATLNSGNTGKGWGSLHPGGLQVLMVDASTHFLSETVERESSIAGQIGVLNAMLWRDDGQPFKSPF, from the coding sequence ATGAATTTTGTAAACGTTTCCGGCAAGCGTCGAACGCTTGTACGCGGTTTCACCTTAGTGGAACTGTTAGTTGTGATCGCGATTATCGGAATTCTGGTCGGTTTGTTGCTTCCGGCGGTTCAAGCGGCTCGCGAGGCGGCGCGACGGATGCAGTGCAGCAACAACCTCAAGCAAATGGGGCTTGCGCTGCACAATTACCACGATACCTATCGATGCTTTCCAGCAGGTTACATATATCGGGGTACCGCCTTCAACAATCAGCCAGAATGGGGCTGGGGCGTGGCGATCTTACCGTTTGTTGAACAGCAACCGTTGTATGATGCATTGCAGTCCACAACACGCACACTAAATCAAGTTCTCAACGCAGCGTCCACCGATCCAAGTCCTGAACGGACGCTTGTGCAGACGACGTTGGACTTCTACCGCTGCCCGTCCGACACCGGTCCGGATATTGCAGATAGCGAAATGCCGAATTTTGGCACTTTTACCAACCCGCGTGTGGCGCTTTCTAATTATGTAGGAAATGCCGGTTGGCAAGATCAGCCTGCCCGGGCGGATAAGGTCCGAGGTATGTTTTTTGGAAACAGTTTTCTCAAGTTCGCGCATGTACTGGATGGCAGTTCGAACACGATCTTTGTTTCGGAACGTGACTACAGAAGGACCCACGCGGCATCCTGGCTGGGGATTGGGAACAATAACTTGGGCGCGTCGAACCACGCTACATTGAAGGCATTGTTTCGCGGCTACTTCAACATCAATTACGATTACGCGACCTTGAATAGCGGCAACACGGGCAAGGGCTGGGGGAGCCTTCATCCCGGCGGCCTACAAGTGTTGATGGTCGATGCTTCGACCCACTTTCTATCGGAAACGGTCGAGCGTGAGTCGTCAATCGCTGGACAAATCGGTGTTTTGAACGCAATGCTCTGGCGAGACGACGGGCAGCCCTTCAAATCGCCATTCTAG
- a CDS encoding carboxypeptidase-like regulatory domain-containing protein yields MIKSTVLPLTFLLACALIAGCNSGVELATVTGTVMLDGQPAEGLEIEFAPTNPGVTSVGLGFTQADGSYSLHYPGDDNAGAPPGDYVVRIRGAERDDAPMLKVVDNYNTKSELTATVERGANTGQSYVDFVFGLSIAWRLAESSCFDEKLCCSCTEVFIDDWASCNCFKMF; encoded by the coding sequence ATGATAAAATCAACTGTTCTTCCGCTGACGTTTTTGCTGGCATGCGCTCTCATTGCAGGCTGTAACTCAGGTGTTGAACTCGCCACGGTCACAGGAACCGTCATGCTAGACGGCCAACCTGCGGAAGGGTTGGAAATTGAGTTCGCCCCAACAAATCCTGGCGTTACCTCAGTCGGCCTCGGTTTCACTCAAGCCGATGGTTCGTATTCACTTCACTACCCCGGGGACGACAATGCCGGCGCACCTCCGGGCGACTACGTTGTTCGGATTCGCGGTGCAGAACGCGATGATGCTCCGATGTTGAAAGTCGTCGACAACTATAACACCAAGTCTGAATTGACAGCCACTGTAGAACGAGGCGCCAATACAGGGCAATCGTACGTCGATTTTGTTTTTGGTCTAAGTATTGCGTGGAGGTTGGCTGAGTCAAGTTGCTTCGACGAGAAGCTTTGTTGTTCCTGCACGGAGGTGTTTATCGATGACTGGGCCAGCTGCAATTGTTTCAAAATGTTTTGA
- a CDS encoding ISAs1 family transposase — translation MRGGWLSQVASTRSFVVPARRCLSMTGPAAIVSKCFENITDPRVDRGHNYDLVEMIFITLTAAVCGANGWVDVERFAKAKIDWFRRYVKLDNGIPSHDTLGRVFSNLDTGEFLTAMHQWVDHFASSLRDKGVAIDGKVLRGSFDHAAGKSPLHTITAFATETKLVLRQMPVDDKSNEIPAVPQLLELLDLAGSVVTLDAMHCQKETAKRIVAAEADYILTVKGNQGNLANRLSELFLEYGEQRYRVEGLRKHVTVETSRGRDERREYYTIAVPGEPLFADWAGIKSIGMIFRVRDDGNVRHSEATYFISSLPPKVKKLSRRIRDHWKIENSEHYILDVTFSEDASRIRAGSSPEISAAFRRMALNILQQDTTVKDSIRGKRLRAGWDETVLDAIYAGFNRA, via the coding sequence TTGCGTGGAGGTTGGCTGAGTCAAGTTGCTTCGACGAGAAGCTTTGTTGTTCCTGCACGGAGGTGTTTATCGATGACTGGGCCAGCTGCAATTGTTTCAAAATGTTTTGAAAACATTACCGATCCGCGCGTTGATCGTGGCCACAACTATGATCTCGTGGAAATGATCTTCATCACGCTGACCGCTGCGGTCTGCGGTGCGAACGGCTGGGTTGATGTGGAGCGCTTCGCCAAGGCAAAAATCGATTGGTTTCGACGTTATGTCAAACTCGACAATGGAATCCCTAGTCACGACACCCTTGGCCGCGTCTTCTCGAACCTCGACACCGGAGAGTTTCTCACAGCGATGCATCAATGGGTCGATCATTTTGCCAGTTCGCTGCGAGACAAAGGTGTTGCCATCGACGGGAAGGTCTTGCGTGGCTCATTTGATCACGCTGCGGGCAAGAGCCCACTACATACCATTACCGCCTTTGCCACCGAGACAAAGCTGGTGCTCCGACAAATGCCTGTCGACGATAAAAGCAACGAAATTCCTGCCGTTCCCCAGTTGCTCGAACTGCTTGACCTTGCTGGATCCGTGGTCACGCTCGACGCGATGCATTGCCAGAAAGAGACCGCCAAACGGATTGTCGCCGCAGAGGCAGATTACATTCTGACGGTCAAAGGTAACCAAGGGAATCTTGCGAATCGATTGTCAGAACTGTTCCTTGAGTATGGTGAACAGCGATACCGTGTCGAAGGATTACGCAAGCATGTAACGGTGGAAACATCGCGTGGTCGCGACGAGCGCCGTGAGTACTACACAATCGCCGTTCCAGGCGAACCGCTCTTTGCTGACTGGGCCGGTATCAAATCGATTGGAATGATCTTCCGCGTCCGTGACGATGGCAATGTGAGGCATTCCGAGGCGACGTACTTCATTAGCAGCCTGCCGCCCAAGGTGAAAAAGCTGAGCCGGCGGATTCGCGATCACTGGAAGATTGAGAACAGCGAACACTACATTTTGGATGTAACTTTTTCCGAAGACGCCAGTCGAATTCGCGCGGGCAGTTCACCAGAAATCTCCGCTGCATTTCGCCGAATGGCGTTGAATATTTTGCAGCAGGACACAACCGTGAAAGACTCGATTCGCGGCAAACGACTCCGTGCGGGCTGGGACGAAACCGTTCTTGATGCCATTTATGCCGGTTTCAACAGGGCTTGA